GGCGATGATCAAGACCGAGTTTCCCGGCAAGATCGCGGTCGTCTCGTCGTTCGGCGCGGAATCGGCCGTCCTTCTGCACATGGTCGCGCAGGTCGATCCGACGACGCCGGTCATTTTTCTCAATACCGGCAAGCTCTTCGGCGAAACGCTTCGCTTCCGCGACCGCCTGCAGGAAAAGCTCGGCCTGACCGATATTCGCGCCGTCGGCCCGCACCCGGCCGACCTGGCCGCGAAGGACCCGAATGGCGGCTTGTGGAATGCCGATCCCGATGCCTGCTGCTATGTCCGCAAGGTTCTCCCCCTTGAGCGGGCCCTTGCGGGTTTCGATGCGTCGATCACCGGCCGCAAGCGCTTCCAGACCAACGCGCGGGCCGGCATGGACCCGATCGAAGAGGAGAAGATTCGCGGCACCGGCGTGCCCGGTTCGGATGCCGGCACCCGCTTCAAGATCAATCCCCTTTC
Above is a window of Parvibaculum lavamentivorans DS-1 DNA encoding:
- a CDS encoding phosphoadenylyl-sulfate reductase, which gives rise to MTAIDLRRRPGTAAMDEGRAAIMDAATVTSPALARLRESHKGLGGVELLEAMIKTEFPGKIAVVSSFGAESAVLLHMVAQVDPTTPVIFLNTGKLFGETLRFRDRLQEKLGLTDIRAVGPHPADLAAKDPNGGLWNADPDACCYVRKVLPLERALAGFDASITGRKRFQTNARAGMDPIEEEKIRGTGVPGSDAGTRFKINPLSYWGQDDLERYMDEYKLPRHPLVKDNYLSIGCMPCTERVPEGGSYRDGRWVGRDKDECGIHLPNNLDGDGI